The proteins below are encoded in one region of Triticum aestivum cultivar Chinese Spring chromosome 1B, IWGSC CS RefSeq v2.1, whole genome shotgun sequence:
- the LOC123078349 gene encoding uncharacterized protein has translation MHHINISSFIPFKLSLDANNYTKWRQLFAFVLTKYQVEDHVEEAVDPLHADAIWRNDDITIVLWIYATISDELYDVVQSPNNTAYQLWRELEVFFRDSAAGRAVHIGAEFQATVQGDLSIAQYCRRLKQLSDAMADVGEPVTDRSLTLQLVRGLSRRFHVMATLLPMQVPFPTFNQARSRLLLEEISLGERERTEGAAALSIGHGGGSSSGNSERGGDRGERQPPPSPSDKGKGPATPPSGDHQRGGRGRGRGRGHGSNTSSPAPLGRGQQPWLGYFAPWGSPAPSPQQWRAPWTPPNSAGVLGPRPGAPHQAYPVGMPSSSSTPPWKQQQALMAQAFANMNMQQPPATHEWFMDTGATSHVAGSSGHGNGENSDAVQ, from the exons ATGCATCACATTAATATCTCATCCTTCATCCCCTTCAAGCTCAGCCTGGACGCCAACAATTACACGAAGTGGCGCCAGCTCTTCGCCTTTGTACTGACCAAGTACCAAGTCGAGGATCACGTCGAGGAAGCCGTTGACCCCCTGCATGCCGACGCCATCTGGAGGAACGATGACATTACCATCGTCCTCTGGATCTACGCCACGATCTCCGATGAACTCTACGACGTGGTCCAGTCACCGAACAACACCGCGTACCAGCTCTGGCGCGAGCTGGAGGTCTTCTTCCGCGACAGCGCCGCCGGCCGCGCCGTCCACATCGGGGCTGAGTTCCAGGCTACGGTACAGGGCGACCTGAGCATCGCCCAGTACTGTCGTCGCCTGAAGCAGCTCTCCGACGCCATGGCCGACGTGGGCGAGCCCGTCACCGACCGCTCCCTCACGTTGCAGCTCGTGCGGGGCCTCAGCCGCCGCTTCCACGTCATGGCGACCTTGCTCCCCATGCAGGTGCCGTTCCCCACGTTCAACCAGGCCCGCTCCCGTCTCCTGCTGGAGGAGATCTCGCTGGGTGAGCGGGAACGCACCGAGGGGGCCGCGGCTCTCTCCATCGGGCACGGCGGCGGCTCGTCGTCCGGCAACTCCGAGCGCGGTggtgaccgcggtgagcgacagcCTCCTCCGTCCCCGAGTGACAAGGGCAAAGGGCCGGCCACTCCACCCTCTGGCGACCACCAGCGTGGCGGGCGCGGCCGCGGGCGCGGTCGTGGGCATGGCTCCAACACCTCCTCGCCTGCTCCACTCGGGCGCGGCCAACAGCCGTGGCTCGGGTACTTCGCGCCGTGGGGCTCCCCGGCGCCCTCCCCGCAGCAGTGGCGGGCGCCCTGGACGCCGCCCAACTCCGCCGGGGTCCTCGGCCCACGCCCCGGAGCTCCGCACCAGGCCTACCCCGTCGGCATGCCCTCCTCGTCGTCCACGCCTCCATGGAAGCAGCAGCAGGCCCTGATGGCCCAGGCCTTCGCCAACATGAACATGCAGCAGCCTCCGGCCACCCACGAGTGGTTCATGGACACAGGAGCTACATCCCACGTCGCCGGGTCCAGTG GACATGGCAACGGGGAGAATTCTGATGCGGTCCAGTAG